The following DNA comes from Mycobacteroides immunogenum.
CCCGGCCCGCCGGACGATCCTGCCGCACCGATCGCGGTGGGGTCGGCGGTCTCCTGGCCACCCGACGGTGTGAAATCCAGCGGCGCGAACGAGCCACCCAGGCTGTTCAGCGAAGGTACCGCCGGATCGTGCCCCAGACCTGCGATGTCCTGCTGCGGCGCGAACGGGTCCTGGAACGGGACGGCCTGGAATTGCTGGGTCATCTCATGCGGCTGCTGTGGCGTCCTCTGGCCGTACATGACCGGCTGCGCAGGCTCCTGAGCTGCCCATGGCGGGGCCGTTGGTCCACCCTGCGCCTCGTCGGCGGCGTATGGCGACGGTCCATCCGGCGCGCGGTGCGCGGGATAGTCAGACATCGGTCCCCCAATGCATTGGTTGGATGTGCAGTTCGGACACGGAGAGTTCGGAACGGCCGTTCAGAACGACTCAGCATCGCACCCTATCGCAGGTGCCATGAACCGATCCGGCGGAACAGTTCGCTAGCTCACACCAGCGTACGAGTGAAGACCGACAGTCACCAGGTTGACGAAGAACAGGTTGAACACCATGGCTACGAATCCGGCCACATTGATCCACGCGGCCTTCTTGTCCCGCCACCCGGCGGTGGATCGCGCGTGCAGGTAGGCGGCATAGATAACCCAGGCAACGAACGAGACGGTTTCCTTGGGGTCCCACGCCCAGAACCTTCCCCACGCCTCCTCGGCCCAGATGGCACCGAAGATCACGCCGAATCCGAAGATGGGAAAGCCGAAGATGGTGGTCCGATAGGCCAGCCGGTCGAGGGCCTGGGCATCGGGCAGCCGCTGCACGAATGAGTTGTCGGGCAGGTACATCTTGGCCAGGAACAAGATGCTTGCCACCCCGGCCACCAGGAAAACACCCGATCCCAGGCTCACCACCGAGACGTGGATGGGCAGCCAGTACGACTGCAGAGCCGGCATCACCGGGGCGGCATAGGTGTAGAGGTAACGGCCGGACACCGCGAGCAGGATGAGCACCGGGATCAACACGAAGACCCAGAGCGCCCGTCGCCCTTCCGCGTTGCCGCGTGGGCGCAGCACTATCGCCGCCGTCACCAGACCGCACGCACAGGTGAGGTTGATGAACTCATACATGTTGCCCCAGGGCACGCGGGTGGTGGCCGCTCCACGCAGCACGATGCACAGCAGCAGCAGCCCGATACCCAGGTACACAAGGGCCTGTCCGGCGCCGCCGATCCGCTCGACCGGGGGACGCTTGCCCTGCGGCACCACCAGGCCCGGCTGGTTCTCGTCGGCGGATACCACCTCACCACCGGCGCTGACCAGCTCCCGCTCGGCGGCCTTATTGCTCTGCTGGTAGGCCAGCTCGATGGCCAATAGCACCAGCGCGCCGACCATCACCACGAT
Coding sequences within:
- the ccsB gene encoding c-type cytochrome biogenesis protein CcsB — protein: MNSTNIDVNLAKFSDYAFTSAIVVMVGALVLLAIELAYQQSNKAAERELVSAGGEVVSADENQPGLVVPQGKRPPVERIGGAGQALVYLGIGLLLLCIVLRGAATTRVPWGNMYEFINLTCACGLVTAAIVLRPRGNAEGRRALWVFVLIPVLILLAVSGRYLYTYAAPVMPALQSYWLPIHVSVVSLGSGVFLVAGVASILFLAKMYLPDNSFVQRLPDAQALDRLAYRTTIFGFPIFGFGVIFGAIWAEEAWGRFWAWDPKETVSFVAWVIYAAYLHARSTAGWRDKKAAWINVAGFVAMVFNLFFVNLVTVGLHSYAGVS